One part of the Pseudomonadota bacterium genome encodes these proteins:
- a CDS encoding type II toxin-antitoxin system PemK/MazF family toxin yields the protein MPPKVKRGEIYWVDFNPARGTEQAGTRPALVVQNDRGNTWSSYTVVAAISSAPLPRVYPFTVPLEQGEGGLPQAGHVNCAQVFTIDQSRLLRRSGALDAVRMKQVDTALRYQLELY from the coding sequence ATGCCGCCAAAGGTCAAGCGGGGCGAGATCTACTGGGTTGATTTCAATCCGGCGCGAGGAACCGAACAGGCCGGCACGCGCCCCGCCCTCGTGGTACAGAACGACCGAGGCAACACATGGTCTTCATACACGGTCGTGGCGGCGATCAGCTCGGCGCCTCTTCCCAGGGTCTATCCGTTCACCGTTCCCCTCGAGCAGGGCGAAGGCGGTCTGCCACAGGCAGGGCACGTCAACTGTGCGCAGGTGTTCACCATCGATCAGTCGAGATTGCTTCGCCGCTCCGGTGCCCTCGACGCCGTCCGCATGAAGCAGGTTGACACAGCGCTTCGTTACCAGCTCGAGCTGTACTAA